In Deltaproteobacteria bacterium CG11_big_fil_rev_8_21_14_0_20_49_13, the genomic stretch AAACCTGCTATATGGACCGTGCCGTGAACGGCAAGCCTTAGCACCTCTTGCGTAAAGTTCACACCCCGTTCCTTTGCCTGTCTCCCGGCCGTATCTATAGAGATATATATCTCGCCGTGGTCAAAGGCTATGACGTCGGTGGCCCTCTTTTCACCGAACCACTCACGGTTAAGCCTCTTTATCTCCTTATCGGTGACCAAAATTATATCTATCATCCATTGTCATTCCCGCAAAGGCCTGCCTTCCGAAGGCCAAGGCGGGAATCTCGTTGTATCAGCTAGACCCCTGCTTTCGCAGGGATGACATGCTTTATACACTGTTCCCGTTCTTCCCGTTCTCTTCAAGGGTCTCCTTGGGATATTCTATCCTCTGGTGATATATTCCCATGAGTATCTTTGTGAACGACTTTGCTATGTCGTGAAGGTTCTTTAAGGTCAGGTCGCATTCGTCAAGCTGAGCCCCGGTAAAGCTCGTATTAATGATATCTTCTACCATCTGTTGGATACGCGCCGGGCTTTTTTCCTTGAGTGACCTGACGGCCGCCTCGACCGCATCGGCCAGTAAAAGGATCCCGGCCTCCCTTGTTTGCGGCTTTGGCCCATGATACCTGAAATCCTTTTCATCTATCTTTTGAAGCGCAGGGTCGACATCTTTGAGCGCCTTATTGAAGAAGAAGCTTATCATCTTGGTGCCGTGGTGCTGCGGTATCATGTCGGCTATTTTTTGGGGTATATTGTAATCGGCGGCAAGCTCCATCCCGTCCTTCACGTGCGAAGCTACTATTAAGGCCGACATATGAGGGGTCAGTTTTTCGTGGCGCGATTCGCAGTCGGTCGTGTTCTCCACAAAATAGAGCGGCTTTCTTATCTTACCAATATCATGATAATAGGCGGCAACACGCGTTAACAGCGGGTTAGCTCCGATCGCCTCCGCAGCGGTCTCGCCAAGGATGCCCACCAGGTGCGAGTGATGATAGGTTCCCGGCGCCCTTATGACAAGTTCACGCAGTAAGGGATGGTTGAGGTTGGCTAGCTCAAGGAGCTTGATGTCGGTCGTATATCCAAAGACATGTTCGACAAGCGGTGTGATAATGGAGACCAATATCGAGCACGATATGCCGCCTATAATGGCAAATGAAATATACCAGAAAAGGTTTGTGGCGGTAAAAGTCTCGGTCAGGGAATTGCCGTTCACCATCTGAATGCTTATCGCCGCAAAGATGTTTATAACCGATGTATGGATGCCTGCCTTGAATATGGCTGAACGCTTGTCCGCGTAGGCGATAGAGGCCGCGGCGGCAACGCATGAAATAAGGCAATAACCGGTGTAGTTGAGCGAGTTCCCGACAAAGACGCCGGCAAATATACTGACAACTACCGAAAATACGAGAGCTGTTTCGGAATTAAGGATGAACCTGATGAGCATCGCGGCGCCACCGACCGGGATAGCATAATAAAAGGCGGTTAGCGGAATATCGACCCCTATCGAATGATAAAGCGCCCTTGAAAGCCCAAGAGATAGCCGAAGTAAAAGAAGAATGAATATCAGGACCGAACCCATGAAATAAAGGTCGGCCCTGTGCGGAGCGAACTTCTTTATGTATCTCTCCGCAAAATAATAGGTGGAAAGGATCACAAGCGCTACCAGAATTAACGTACCGATCACTTTGAACGGGGTGAAGGTCTTCGATTTTTCAGAACGT encodes the following:
- the ybeY gene encoding rRNA maturation RNase YbeY, giving the protein MIDIILVTDKEIKRLNREWFGEKRATDVIAFDHGEIYISIDTAGRQAKERGVNFTQEVLRLAVHGTVHIAGFNDTNLKDFCRMREREWKLLIGCMSSWA